The genome window ACACCAAATAGTCCGATCAGCCCATCATAGCGCCCGCCGCCGAATAGCGCTCGATTGTTCTCCGGCGAATTATCAAAAAACTCAAACACCGTACCGGTATAATAATCCAGCCCGCGCATCAGCGTCACGTCGAACATCGCATTACCGATGCCCTTCTGACGCAGCAGGGTCATCACCTGGCGAAGCTGCTGGACACTCGGGCTATCTGCCAGCTCCTCTGGTAGATCATCAACACTACGCATGCTGATTAGTTGGGCTAATTTTGGCAGGCCCGCCTTGGCTTCTTCTGAGCCAAAAATCTCGATGGCTTGCTCGCGGAAAGCTTCCGGCGAAATCTTATTCTTGCGATCAAGCAGCCGCGTCATCATCTGGGCGCCGATCACATCAAGGCCGAGAAACCCACTCATCAACTGATTGATCAGCTGGCGATTATTCACCCGCACCGTAAACATATCTTCGCGCGCGCCAAAGTTCATGATGCTACGGTAGCCAAACTCGATAATCTCCGCATCCGCCCACGGCCCCTCCGCACCAAACAGGTCGGCGTTCAATTGCCAAAACTCGCGTTCCCGCCCGCGCTGCGGCCGTTCGTAGCGCATGAAATTAGCGATAGAATACAGCCGGGCCGGCATGGCCAGTTCCTGGCGCCGACTGGCCACCATGCGAGAAATCGACGGCGTCATCTCTGGGCGAATTGCCACCTGACGACCACCACGATCAGTGAACAAGTAAGTCTGCTCGCCCGCTAATTCCTGCCCCGATTTGGCGGTGTAAATATCCAGCGGCTCGAGCAAGGGTGCGCCGTACTCCTCGTACCCAAAACTCTGCGCCGTGGCGTGCCACACCTTGAAAATATAGTTTTGCAGGCGCTTGTCCTCCGGGAAATAATCGCGCGCGCCCTTATAACTTTGGGTCGATAAATTGCTCATGGTTGCTTTTATTGTGGCATAGTGGGGCGAATTTTTCAACAACACCCGGCATGTGGGGGTCAACCGAGCACATGCTGCTGCAACCAGCAATACATCGCCACGGTGGCTGCCGCGCCGACATTGATGGAGCGGGTCGAGCCAAACTGTTCAATTGCCACAATTTTGTCTGCCGCCTGCGCCATCTCCTCGGAGATTCCCGGTCCTTCCTGACCAAACACCAGTACCGCACACTTTGGCAAGGCCGTCTCCGACATATTGATACTGCCAGGGATATTATCAATCGCAATAATTTCTCTGTTTTCAGACCGCATTAGCTCGACAAACTCCGCCGTCGAACTGACATACTGCACATGCAAATATTTATCCGTCATCATGGCGCCGCGCTTGTTCCATTGCCGCCGACCGATGACGTAAATCTGCCGCACCCCAAACGCATTAGCACTCCTGACGATCGTCCCCATGTTAAAATCCCGCTCGGTGTTCTCCAGAGCAATCACCAAGCCGTGGTCCTTGGCGTCCAGCTCTCTTATGATCTCCGCCTCGCTGCGACCTTTGAATTTGTCAGCTACATTTCGTGTGTCTTGCATCTCTGTTATTGTAGCAAATAGGGATGAAAAAACAGAAAAACTTGACAAAAATCATTGACATTTTTTCATATAAGTGATATATATATCAGCTTTTGTTGACGAGTTGAGTGAATCCTTGTCCGAAAGTGTTCATTGACAGGCAATCAAATACGAGGTGAGATTTTATTGCTTTTTATAGAAAATATGCAAAGAGGAGTAAAACCTCGCCTTGTACTAAAAACAGTACTTTATCACCCAGAGGGCGAGGAGAAAGACAAGGGCATGAATATCATCCGTAGCATTATCCTCCTCTCCAAAGCCCGTAGGCTTAGGCGTCGGCGTGATGAGTGCCAAGCTCGTCTCGACGAAATCGATAAGTCCCTGGACTATCATTTGGAGATTAGGGCAGAGGCAAAGGCCAGCTTTGACTCGCTAAACTCCCTGCTGGGTCTTAAATTTATTAATAGCCCTCAATGTAGGGATATATGCCAGATATATTCCGACGCTGACTGGGCCATTCAGGCCCTCAGCCTGGCACGAGAACGAACCGTCCAGGAAATCAATCGTATCAAGTACCTTCAAGGTAAGTATTGACACAGCTAACTACGGGGTTGATAAGTATCTGTTTTACTTACGGTTGCCTGTCAACCCTTTCTTTGAAATATGAATTTTACGTTAATAAAAATCACCCAGCCCAGGGTGATTTTCTTGTAGCGTAGTCGTCAATTCCTGGTGCGGATGAAAGGACTTGAACCTTCACGTACTTGCGTACACTA of Candidatus Nanosynbacter lyticus contains these proteins:
- a CDS encoding TrmH family RNA methyltransferase — protein: MQDTRNVADKFKGRSEAEIIRELDAKDHGLVIALENTERDFNMGTIVRSANAFGVRQIYVIGRRQWNKRGAMMTDKYLHVQYVSSTAEFVELMRSENREIIAIDNIPGSINMSETALPKCAVLVFGQEGPGISEEMAQAADKIVAIEQFGSTRSINVGAAATVAMYCWLQQHVLG
- the hisS gene encoding histidine--tRNA ligase; translation: MSNLSTQSYKGARDYFPEDKRLQNYIFKVWHATAQSFGYEEYGAPLLEPLDIYTAKSGQELAGEQTYLFTDRGGRQVAIRPEMTPSISRMVASRRQELAMPARLYSIANFMRYERPQRGREREFWQLNADLFGAEGPWADAEIIEFGYRSIMNFGAREDMFTVRVNNRQLINQLMSGFLGLDVIGAQMMTRLLDRKNKISPEAFREQAIEIFGSEEAKAGLPKLAQLISMRSVDDLPEELADSPSVQQLRQVMTLLRQKGIGNAMFDVTLMRGLDYYTGTVFEFFDNSPENNRALFGGGRYDGLIGLFGVEPVATVGVGLGATTMQQFLEVHELLPKLTTHTDVYIIAVDAASLGGADALARTLRSEGVRAELDFSGRKLDKQLKTALKKNIPFVAFVGEEEIASGVYTIKNLIESTEQKVSLERMISVVKDRRYDGDDDAAFEI